One window from the genome of Streptomyces sp. WZ-12 encodes:
- a CDS encoding alpha/beta hydrolase, which translates to MKSLRVRAAVSVVALGLLAGCGGPSQDVVDASNVPKLRARTADTRNGKPRTVFPQGPRSVFTTYRTTGDDGTRVTHTKWHGRASGYTGDIWTWVPPQYNQPKYARSGFPVLIALPGAWGFPSNYWADAPFALEERLAQWADQGKTLPFILVMPVLNPRKTYYDGSDIPGQPRMGSWLTRDVPDFARANFRTYASRDGWAFMGSSSGGFAALKAVLKEPQRFKAAIVNGPDTAPDSPLWKGHPAEKLANDPRHLARQLAARGGPQVYLAFELGSKEDAVPDVKRFVRGFTDGARGPIHSTLFEIPDGVHSGHTYIQRMPESLHWISEQLQGPVAAPSV; encoded by the coding sequence ATGAAGTCCCTGCGCGTCAGAGCTGCGGTGAGTGTGGTGGCCCTGGGGCTGCTGGCCGGATGCGGCGGGCCGAGCCAGGACGTCGTCGACGCGTCGAACGTCCCGAAGCTGCGGGCGCGCACCGCGGACACCCGCAACGGCAAGCCGCGGACGGTGTTCCCGCAGGGTCCCCGCTCGGTGTTCACCACCTACCGCACGACCGGTGACGACGGGACCCGGGTGACGCACACCAAGTGGCACGGCCGCGCCTCCGGTTACACCGGCGACATCTGGACCTGGGTGCCGCCGCAGTACAACCAGCCCAAGTACGCCCGGAGCGGCTTCCCGGTGCTGATCGCGCTGCCCGGGGCCTGGGGGTTCCCGTCCAACTACTGGGCGGACGCGCCGTTCGCGCTGGAGGAGCGGCTCGCGCAGTGGGCGGACCAGGGCAAGACGCTGCCGTTCATCCTGGTGATGCCGGTGCTCAACCCGCGCAAGACGTACTACGACGGCAGTGACATCCCCGGCCAGCCGAGGATGGGGAGCTGGCTGACCCGGGACGTGCCGGACTTCGCCCGGGCCAACTTCCGTACCTACGCGTCGCGGGACGGCTGGGCCTTCATGGGGTCCTCGTCGGGCGGGTTCGCAGCGCTGAAGGCGGTGCTCAAGGAGCCGCAGCGGTTCAAGGCGGCGATCGTCAACGGCCCCGACACGGCGCCGGATTCGCCGCTGTGGAAGGGGCACCCGGCCGAGAAGCTGGCCAACGACCCGCGGCACCTGGCGCGCCAACTGGCCGCGCGCGGCGGTCCGCAGGTCTACCTCGCCTTCGAACTCGGCAGCAAGGAGGACGCGGTGCCCGACGTGAAGCGCTTCGTCCGCGGCTTCACCGACGGGGCCCGCGGGCCGATCCACTCCACGCTCTTCGAGATACCGGACGGCGTGCACAGCGGTCACACCTATATCCAGCGGATGCCCGAGTCGTTGCACTGGATCAGCGAGCAGTTGCAGGGTCCGGTGGCGGCGCCTTCGGTCTGA
- a CDS encoding DUF4442 domain-containing protein: MSSDSLPSIGDMMAASVPMVRTLNLEFTETTAERAVVRMPDQPDFHNHVQGPHAGAMFTLAESASGAIVMTAFGDQLGRAVPLAVGAEIGYKKLAMGAITATARLGRPIAEVIAELDAGERPEFPVRVEITRDKDGAVTGEMTIVWTLRPNDPGK; encoded by the coding sequence ATGTCCTCAGACTCCCTGCCGTCGATCGGCGACATGATGGCGGCATCCGTGCCGATGGTCCGCACCCTGAACCTGGAGTTCACGGAGACCACCGCCGAGCGTGCCGTGGTCCGCATGCCCGACCAGCCCGACTTCCACAATCACGTCCAGGGGCCGCACGCCGGCGCCATGTTCACGCTCGCCGAGTCGGCGAGCGGCGCGATCGTGATGACGGCCTTCGGCGATCAGCTCGGCCGTGCGGTCCCGTTGGCCGTGGGCGCGGAGATCGGCTACAAGAAGCTGGCCATGGGGGCGATCACCGCCACCGCTCGGCTGGGGCGCCCGATTGCCGAGGTGATCGCCGAGCTGGACGCCGGCGAGCGCCCGGAGTTCCCGGTGCGGGTCGAGATCACCCGCGACAAGGACGGTGCGGTCACGGGCGAGATGACGATCGTCTGGACGCTGCGTCCCAACGACCCCGGCAAGTGA
- a CDS encoding MFS transporter encodes MAAARPSWAGRNFVLLSAATVIAGLGNSGAMIATSFAVLDAGGSAADVGLVAAARTVPLILFLLIGGAVADRLPRHHVMVAANCVNFVSQGAFALVILSGTARLWEMVLLAALGGTGQAFFAPASEGMVLASVSGAQAGRAFAVFRIGVNGATIGGSALGGALVATVGPGWVLAVDSAAFAVAGALRAFLDVSGVPKRAASGGILDDLRDGWREVVSRPWLWAIVVQFSVVNAMMITVQSVYGPLVAKERLGGAGPWGLALAAFGAGTAAGALLMTRLTPRRILLTGTLGVFPVALPAAALAIPVPAGWLPPIMFCTGISIEVFAVTWMVALHQEIPEEKFSRVSSYDWLGSLAMVPVATSLAGPTQDLIGRPAALWSCAALIVLLTAAVLFIPDVRHLTRRPTTTPEAPAPPNSPPRPENPQHRTSNAPAQDPGTHQHNAGN; translated from the coding sequence ATGGCGGCGGCCCGACCCTCGTGGGCAGGACGCAACTTCGTCCTGCTGAGCGCCGCCACCGTGATCGCCGGCCTCGGCAACAGCGGCGCGATGATCGCCACCTCGTTCGCGGTCCTCGACGCGGGCGGCTCCGCGGCCGACGTCGGGCTGGTCGCCGCCGCCCGCACGGTCCCGCTCATCCTGTTCCTGCTGATCGGGGGTGCGGTCGCCGACCGGCTCCCCCGACACCACGTGATGGTCGCGGCGAACTGCGTCAACTTCGTCTCCCAGGGCGCGTTCGCGCTGGTCATCCTCTCGGGGACGGCACGCCTGTGGGAGATGGTGCTGCTGGCCGCACTCGGCGGCACCGGGCAGGCGTTCTTCGCGCCGGCCTCCGAGGGCATGGTGCTCGCCAGCGTCTCCGGTGCACAGGCCGGCCGCGCCTTCGCGGTGTTCCGGATCGGCGTGAACGGCGCGACCATCGGCGGTTCCGCGCTCGGCGGCGCCCTGGTCGCCACCGTCGGCCCGGGGTGGGTACTGGCGGTGGACTCCGCCGCCTTCGCCGTCGCCGGGGCGTTGCGCGCGTTCCTCGACGTCAGCGGCGTCCCGAAGCGGGCCGCGAGCGGCGGAATCCTCGACGACCTGCGGGACGGCTGGCGGGAGGTCGTCTCCCGGCCGTGGCTCTGGGCGATCGTGGTGCAGTTCTCCGTCGTCAACGCCATGATGATCACGGTTCAGTCCGTCTACGGGCCGCTGGTCGCCAAGGAACGCCTGGGCGGCGCCGGCCCCTGGGGCCTGGCACTGGCCGCGTTCGGCGCGGGCACCGCCGCCGGCGCCCTCCTGATGACGCGCCTCACACCGCGCCGCATCCTCCTGACCGGCACGCTCGGCGTCTTCCCGGTCGCCCTACCAGCCGCCGCGCTCGCCATCCCGGTGCCGGCCGGCTGGCTCCCCCCGATCATGTTCTGCACCGGGATCTCGATCGAGGTCTTCGCGGTGACCTGGATGGTGGCCCTCCATCAGGAGATCCCCGAGGAGAAGTTCTCCCGCGTCTCCTCGTACGACTGGCTCGGCTCCCTGGCGATGGTCCCCGTCGCCACCTCCCTGGCCGGCCCGACCCAGGACCTGATCGGCCGCCCCGCCGCCCTGTGGTCCTGCGCCGCCCTGATCGTCCTCCTCACGGCCGCCGTCCTCTTCATCCCCGACGTCCGCCATCTCACCCGCCGCCCGACCACCACCCCCGAAGCCCCCGCCCCTCCCAACTCCCCACCCCGGCCCGAAAACCCCCAACACCGCACGAGCAACGCCCCCGCACAAGACCCGGGAACGCACCAACACAACGCGGGGAACTAA
- a CDS encoding ATP-binding protein, with product MTQYFQDPALWALVAGTPVAATAIIRGRKKISELRKEKLELKQHYAQLEEHYAEAVEEAKERAEEATKNTLKTAMRTLQGLASEQQLTISKLQETYGEHKILQDLLDIDHMNSQFARRAQSIAVLCDGWLGRRRNDASLYDVVRSAKGRIRHFTRVEIRSQSNFAIVSRAVEPVALVLAELLDNATSYSAPETAIEINIRPVPKGVCIIVDDAGVGMNEEEKARAGQLLSGGTSASVSSLGNPPQFGFTVIGVLAARYGFTVSVDSTSPYGGVRAVVLLPDELLTSLHEPEEGPAVAASIPLPPENPSGQQGAAVPGRHRAVAETGLPDEDAGRPAIVETTAGGLPKRRRRGAISIVPSESESTPTPARDSARTASAMGAFQRGTQSGRRSTQASSEGHEVP from the coding sequence ATGACGCAATACTTCCAGGACCCAGCGCTGTGGGCTTTGGTCGCTGGTACACCTGTCGCCGCAACCGCGATCATTCGTGGTCGGAAGAAGATTTCGGAGCTGAGGAAAGAAAAACTTGAGCTGAAGCAGCACTACGCGCAGCTGGAGGAGCACTACGCGGAGGCCGTGGAGGAGGCCAAGGAGCGTGCCGAGGAAGCCACCAAGAATACCCTGAAGACCGCCATGCGGACCCTCCAAGGTCTGGCGAGCGAACAGCAGTTGACGATCTCCAAACTCCAGGAGACGTACGGCGAGCATAAGATCCTGCAGGACCTGCTGGACATCGACCACATGAACTCGCAGTTCGCGCGTCGAGCCCAGTCCATCGCCGTGCTCTGCGACGGTTGGCTCGGCCGGAGGCGAAACGATGCCTCACTCTACGACGTGGTCCGCAGCGCCAAGGGCCGTATTCGTCATTTCACCCGGGTCGAGATCCGGTCGCAGAGCAATTTCGCCATCGTCAGCCGCGCCGTGGAACCGGTTGCGCTGGTCCTCGCCGAACTGCTGGACAACGCCACCAGTTATTCGGCGCCGGAGACGGCGATCGAGATCAACATCCGCCCGGTGCCCAAGGGCGTCTGCATCATCGTCGACGATGCCGGTGTCGGCATGAACGAAGAGGAAAAGGCGCGGGCCGGTCAGCTCCTTTCCGGCGGCACTTCGGCCAGCGTTTCCAGTCTCGGTAATCCGCCGCAGTTCGGATTCACCGTCATCGGTGTGCTCGCCGCGCGCTACGGCTTCACGGTGTCGGTCGACTCCACCTCGCCGTACGGCGGTGTGCGCGCGGTCGTCCTGCTCCCCGACGAGCTGCTCACGTCCCTGCACGAACCTGAGGAGGGTCCCGCCGTGGCCGCGTCCATCCCGTTGCCGCCCGAGAATCCCTCTGGTCAGCAGGGCGCCGCGGTCCCGGGGCGACACCGGGCGGTGGCCGAGACCGGCCTCCCCGACGAGGACGCCGGCCGCCCGGCCATCGTCGAGACGACCGCCGGCGGTCTGCCCAAGCGTCGTCGCCGCGGCGCGATATCGATCGTGCCGTCGGAGTCCGAGAGCACTCCCACTCCGGCTCGCGACAGTGCCCGAACGGCGTCCGCGATGGGCGCATTCCAGCGCGGTACGCAATCGGGCCGTCGTTCCACCCAAGCAAGCAGTGAAGGGCATGAGGTTCCGTGA
- a CDS encoding IS5 family transposase — MLVYPSALDLSTSHLRFLTAQLAAHRAGRGTRWRRLPAGRQALLVLAHLRCGHTYAQLAAGFKVGLSTVYRYVAEAVELLAALAPELAAAVKAAQGKAFVILDGTLLPIDRIAADRPFYSGKHRKHGMNVQVLTDPHGRLLWASPALPGAVHDIKAARTHGIINALSDADLACWADKGYQGAGGSVRVPFRGRHNNLSAGQQAVNVAHARIRALGEQAMATLKTWRLLRKLRCSTTRITGVVQAVLTLHLNCSK, encoded by the coding sequence GTGCTTGTCTACCCGTCCGCGCTCGACCTGTCCACTTCCCACCTGCGGTTTCTGACGGCTCAACTGGCTGCACACCGGGCCGGGCGGGGTACGCGCTGGCGCCGGCTGCCCGCTGGCCGACAGGCCCTGCTGGTGTTGGCGCACCTGCGCTGTGGGCACACGTATGCGCAGCTCGCAGCCGGGTTCAAGGTTGGTCTCAGCACCGTCTACCGATATGTCGCCGAAGCCGTGGAACTGCTGGCCGCCCTGGCGCCGGAGCTCGCGGCGGCGGTGAAGGCGGCACAGGGCAAGGCGTTCGTCATCTTGGACGGGACCCTGCTGCCGATCGACCGGATCGCCGCCGACCGACCCTTCTATTCGGGCAAGCATCGCAAGCACGGGATGAACGTGCAGGTCCTCACCGACCCGCACGGCCGACTGTTGTGGGCATCGCCCGCCCTGCCCGGCGCCGTCCACGACATCAAGGCCGCCCGCACTCACGGCATCATCAACGCCCTGTCTGATGCCGACCTGGCCTGCTGGGCGGACAAGGGATACCAGGGCGCCGGCGGGAGTGTCCGGGTGCCCTTCCGCGGCCGGCACAACAACCTCTCCGCAGGTCAGCAAGCTGTTAACGTCGCACATGCGCGCATTCGGGCTCTCGGAGAGCAGGCGATGGCCACGCTCAAAACGTGGCGCCTCCTGCGCAAACTCCGCTGCAGCACCACCCGCATCACCGGCGTCGTTCAAGCAGTGCTGACGCTTCACCTGAACTGCTCAAAGTGA
- a CDS encoding ATP-binding protein has protein sequence MTAWAEHGPLPGVVGRAAEHEQLAGLLDGAAPITLTGPAGVGKSLLARAVLEERTADRPDAVVRITCWEELAADRLLGALLDAAGLPPRSTPEELAAHCRAHRVIVLLDDCDPLLDACAALVRRLLRTAPTLRIVATARRPLGLPSERVIALTPLPVTLGEGSAGPAVELLASHTGPAAPELLVAVCRALEGCPLAIGLAAHQLDRMTLPQLAAHLKAEGPLHYSGPSRTVRHTSLHAAHAAGYALCSPLDRRVWARLSVLPGDFDPWLAGCVGTSSDVPSAAVDGALERLCTASVLERVRDAATAHDTGAARPPRYRLPCGAREFGRARLREAGDEAGALRRFRQACAALAAEAQITWQGTGQHLAVRLVEDERHHFDAALTRPPLDAEDALGALEIAVSLWFRWAACGYRHEGRAHLDRLLLLAPEDTALRARALWLAGYLTAQENAPTAAETLLARAWTAAVLHADADGLARIAHAHGVLALYREDTATAVACLEEAAQHASHDPWFGPGPAHSWALLAIALAPLDATRARATARRAWETRHADSDFWLHSTILYAHALIERAHGDPATALRACRKALVAKKLIGDPLFIAGARTMLAGLRHGLRTGTPHRPPGTTDPRWWRRGTAGPHRQPFFSRLRTGP, from the coding sequence ATGACCGCGTGGGCCGAACACGGGCCGCTGCCCGGCGTAGTGGGCCGGGCGGCCGAGCACGAGCAGTTGGCCGGGCTGCTCGACGGGGCCGCACCGATCACGCTCACCGGACCGGCCGGCGTCGGCAAGAGCCTGCTGGCCCGGGCCGTCCTCGAAGAGCGCACCGCCGACCGCCCGGACGCCGTCGTCCGGATCACCTGCTGGGAGGAGTTGGCGGCGGACCGCCTCCTCGGCGCCCTGCTCGACGCGGCCGGCCTCCCGCCCCGGTCCACCCCCGAAGAGCTCGCCGCCCACTGCCGCGCCCACCGGGTGATCGTCCTCCTCGACGACTGCGACCCGCTGTTGGACGCCTGCGCGGCCCTGGTCCGGCGGTTGCTACGAACCGCGCCGACGCTGCGCATCGTGGCGACGGCCCGCCGCCCCCTGGGGCTGCCCTCGGAACGCGTCATCGCGCTCACCCCGCTCCCGGTGACGCTGGGCGAGGGCAGCGCCGGACCGGCCGTCGAACTCCTGGCGTCCCACACCGGCCCGGCCGCCCCGGAGTTGCTGGTCGCGGTCTGCCGGGCCCTGGAGGGCTGCCCCCTCGCGATCGGGCTGGCCGCCCACCAGTTGGACCGCATGACGCTGCCCCAACTGGCCGCCCATCTCAAGGCGGAGGGCCCACTGCACTACTCGGGCCCCTCCCGCACCGTCCGCCACACCTCCCTCCACGCCGCGCACGCCGCCGGCTACGCCCTGTGCTCCCCTCTGGACCGCCGCGTCTGGGCCCGGCTCTCAGTGCTCCCCGGGGACTTCGACCCCTGGTTGGCGGGGTGCGTCGGCACCAGCAGTGACGTTCCTTCGGCCGCCGTCGACGGCGCCCTGGAGCGCCTGTGCACCGCCTCCGTCCTCGAACGCGTACGGGACGCCGCAACCGCCCACGACACCGGGGCCGCCCGGCCGCCCCGCTACCGACTGCCGTGCGGCGCCCGGGAGTTCGGCCGGGCCCGACTGCGCGAGGCGGGTGACGAGGCCGGGGCGCTGCGCCGGTTCCGCCAGGCGTGCGCGGCCCTCGCGGCGGAGGCCCAGATCACCTGGCAGGGCACCGGCCAGCACCTCGCGGTCCGCCTCGTCGAGGACGAACGGCACCACTTCGACGCGGCGCTGACCCGCCCCCCGTTGGACGCCGAAGACGCCCTCGGCGCCCTGGAGATCGCGGTCTCTCTGTGGTTCCGGTGGGCCGCCTGCGGCTACCGCCACGAGGGCCGCGCCCACCTGGACCGCCTCCTCCTGCTCGCCCCGGAGGACACCGCACTACGGGCCCGCGCCCTCTGGCTCGCCGGCTACCTCACCGCCCAGGAGAACGCCCCCACCGCCGCCGAAACCCTGCTCGCTCGGGCCTGGACGGCGGCCGTGCTGCACGCCGACGCCGACGGCCTGGCCCGGATCGCGCACGCCCACGGGGTGCTGGCGCTCTACCGCGAGGACACCGCCACCGCCGTGGCCTGCCTGGAGGAGGCCGCCCAACACGCCTCCCACGACCCGTGGTTCGGCCCCGGCCCCGCCCACAGTTGGGCCCTGCTCGCCATCGCGCTCGCCCCACTGGACGCCACCCGGGCCAGAGCCACGGCCCGCCGCGCCTGGGAAACCCGCCACGCCGACAGCGACTTCTGGCTCCACTCCACGATCCTCTACGCCCATGCGCTCATCGAACGCGCCCACGGCGACCCGGCCACCGCCCTCCGGGCCTGCCGCAAGGCCCTGGTAGCCAAGAAGTTGATCGGCGACCCACTGTTCATCGCGGGCGCCCGCACCATGCTCGCCGGCCTGCGCCACGGGCTCCGCACCGGCACCCCGCACCGCCCGCCCGGCACCACCGACCCCCGCTGGTGGCGCCGCGGCACCGCCGGCCCCCACCGCCAACCGTTCTTCTCCCGCCTGCGCACCGGCCCGTGA
- a CDS encoding DedA family protein, whose protein sequence is MHIQEWLATVPAVSVYLLVGLVIGLESLGIPLPGEIVLVSASILAATQDHINPYVLGACATAGAIVGDSIGYLIGRKGGQPLLDWAGRKFPKHFGPDHVAMAEEKFDRWGMWAVFFGRFIALLRIFAGPLAGVLRMPYWKFLIANVLGGIIWAGGTTALIYTVGLVAEPWLKRFSVWGLVAAVLFGIGSFLLMKYRAKKAAAKREAAEATKSPVAASPVD, encoded by the coding sequence TTGCACATCCAGGAGTGGCTGGCGACGGTACCCGCCGTGAGCGTCTACCTCCTCGTGGGGTTGGTGATCGGGCTGGAGAGCCTGGGCATTCCGCTCCCGGGCGAGATCGTCCTCGTCAGCGCGTCGATCCTGGCTGCGACCCAGGACCACATCAACCCGTACGTGCTGGGCGCCTGCGCCACGGCCGGCGCGATCGTCGGTGACTCCATCGGTTACTTGATCGGGCGCAAGGGCGGCCAGCCGCTGCTGGACTGGGCCGGCCGGAAGTTCCCCAAGCACTTCGGGCCGGACCATGTCGCCATGGCCGAGGAGAAGTTCGACCGGTGGGGCATGTGGGCGGTCTTCTTCGGCCGCTTCATCGCGCTGCTGCGGATCTTCGCCGGGCCGCTGGCGGGCGTGCTGAGGATGCCGTACTGGAAGTTCCTGATCGCCAACGTCCTCGGCGGCATCATCTGGGCCGGTGGTACCACCGCGCTGATCTACACCGTCGGCCTCGTCGCCGAGCCCTGGCTCAAGCGTTTCTCGGTGTGGGGCCTGGTCGCCGCGGTGCTCTTCGGCATCGGGTCGTTCCTGCTGATGAAGTACCGGGCGAAGAAGGCCGCGGCGAAGCGCGAGGCGGCGGAGGCGACGAAGTCGCCGGTGGCCGCGTCCCCGGTCGACTGA
- the tuf gene encoding elongation factor Tu translates to MPKTAYIRTKPHLNIGTMGHVDHGKTTLTAAITKVLSDRGTGTFVPFDRIDRAPEEAARGITINISHVEYETDTRHYAHVDMPGHADFIKNMVTGATQLDGAILVVSALDGIMPQTAEHVLLAKQVGVRHLVVALNKADAGDPELTDLVELEARELLTAHGYDGEHLPVVRVSGLRALEGDPRWTDAIGALLDAVDTFVPVPDRYVDAPFLLSAENVLTITGRGTVVTGAVERGTVRCGDQVAVLGDETLHTVVTGVETFGKPMESAQAGDNVALLLRGLHRTQVRRGNVIAAPGSVTPRRRFTAEVYVLSTEEGGRRTPLSTGYRPQFYLRTADLPGVVDLGERAVARPGETVTATIELGRAVPLEPGLGFAIREGGRTIGAGTVRTVEE, encoded by the coding sequence ATGCCCAAGACGGCATACATCCGGACCAAGCCGCACCTCAACATCGGCACCATGGGCCACGTCGACCACGGCAAGACCACCCTCACCGCCGCCATCACCAAGGTCCTCAGCGACCGGGGCACTGGCACGTTCGTGCCGTTCGACCGTATCGACCGGGCCCCGGAGGAGGCCGCCCGCGGCATCACCATCAACATCTCGCACGTCGAGTACGAGACCGACACCCGGCACTACGCCCACGTCGACATGCCCGGCCACGCCGACTTCATCAAGAACATGGTCACCGGCGCGACCCAACTGGACGGCGCGATCCTCGTCGTCTCCGCGCTCGACGGGATCATGCCGCAGACCGCCGAACACGTCCTGCTCGCCAAGCAAGTTGGCGTACGGCACCTCGTCGTCGCGCTCAACAAGGCAGACGCGGGCGACCCCGAACTCACCGACCTGGTGGAGTTGGAGGCGCGCGAACTCCTCACCGCGCACGGCTACGACGGCGAACACCTCCCCGTCGTCCGGGTCTCCGGCCTCCGCGCCCTGGAGGGCGACCCGCGCTGGACGGACGCCATCGGCGCCCTCCTGGACGCCGTGGACACCTTCGTCCCGGTGCCCGACCGCTACGTAGACGCCCCGTTCCTCCTCTCCGCGGAGAACGTGCTCACCATCACCGGGCGCGGCACCGTCGTCACCGGGGCCGTCGAGCGCGGTACGGTGCGCTGCGGCGACCAGGTCGCCGTCCTGGGCGACGAGACGCTGCACACCGTCGTCACCGGGGTGGAGACCTTCGGCAAGCCCATGGAGTCCGCCCAGGCCGGGGACAACGTCGCGCTGCTGCTGCGCGGGCTGCACCGCACGCAGGTGCGCCGCGGAAACGTGATCGCCGCCCCGGGCAGCGTCACCCCTCGACGCCGTTTCACGGCCGAGGTGTACGTCCTCTCCACCGAGGAGGGCGGCCGCCGCACACCGCTGTCCACTGGCTACCGGCCGCAGTTCTACCTCCGCACCGCGGACCTGCCCGGCGTCGTCGACCTCGGCGAACGCGCCGTCGCCCGGCCCGGTGAGACGGTGACCGCAACGATCGAACTCGGCCGCGCCGTCCCCCTGGAGCCCGGCCTCGGCTTCGCCATCCGGGAGGGCGGCCGCACCATCGGGGCGGGCACGGTGCGCACGGTCGAGGAGTAG
- a CDS encoding spermidine synthase codes for MPVEDPNTVEDPIPVIRTVDHGTAKLLPDVDRPRAWLLTVDGAPQSYVDLDAPTHLEFEYVRRLAHVLDEAAPPGEPLDVLHLGGGALTLPRYLAVTRPHSRQDVVDADRGLLALVAEHLPLPDDSGIQLHAKDAREALEAAPEGGVDVIVADVFSGSRVPAQLTSVEYAKVAARALRPHGCYAANLADSAPFDFLRRQLANFAAAFAHLALIAEPSVLRGRRFGNAVLLASQAELPVAGLARRAAADAFPARVEHGAALRRLIAGARTVPDAEALPSPVPPEGTFSVG; via the coding sequence ATCCCCGTCGAGGACCCGAACACCGTCGAGGATCCGATCCCCGTCATCCGCACCGTCGACCACGGCACCGCCAAACTCCTCCCCGACGTCGACCGCCCCCGCGCTTGGCTGCTCACGGTGGACGGCGCACCGCAGTCGTACGTGGACCTCGACGCACCCACCCACCTGGAGTTCGAGTACGTCCGCAGGCTCGCGCACGTCCTGGACGAGGCCGCGCCTCCGGGTGAGCCGCTGGACGTGCTGCACCTGGGTGGCGGCGCGCTGACCCTGCCCCGCTACCTCGCCGTGACCCGCCCGCACTCCCGTCAGGACGTGGTCGACGCGGACCGCGGCCTGCTCGCCCTGGTGGCGGAGCACCTTCCGCTGCCGGACGACTCCGGGATCCAACTGCACGCTAAGGACGCCCGGGAGGCGCTGGAGGCGGCGCCGGAGGGCGGCGTCGACGTGATCGTCGCGGACGTCTTCAGCGGTTCACGCGTGCCCGCCCAGTTGACCTCCGTCGAGTATGCGAAGGTCGCCGCCCGCGCCTTGCGCCCCCACGGTTGCTACGCCGCGAACCTCGCGGACAGTGCGCCGTTCGACTTCCTGCGTCGCCAACTCGCCAACTTCGCGGCGGCGTTCGCGCACCTCGCACTGATCGCCGAGCCGTCGGTGCTGCGCGGCCGTCGCTTCGGCAACGCCGTACTGCTCGCCTCCCAGGCCGAGTTGCCCGTCGCGGGGTTGGCTCGACGGGCGGCGGCCGATGCCTTTCCCGCGCGGGTTGAGCACGGGGCGGCGCTGCGGCGCTTGATCGCCGGCGCCCGCACGGTGCCTGATGCCGAAGCGCTGCCGTCCCCGGTACCGCCGGAGGGCACGTTCAGCGTCGGCTGA
- a CDS encoding patatin-like phospholipase family protein, producing the protein MSRRTALVLGGGGLTGIGWEVGMLAGLAEAGADLSDADVVIGTSAGSIVGAQLTSGRYPLEELYRRQLTAPNGRSVAARMGPTAFARFAAIALRSRDAVSFGARMGQLALAARTVPEADHRAAIARTLGVDGWPDGRLWVTAVDSSTGERAAFDGTGGVPLLDAVSASCAVPGVYPPVTIGGRRWVDGGVHSSANADLAAGYDRVVVIAPIAVGGGPVAAPRAQGSRLAGRGAQVCVITPDRTSRAAFGRNVLDPAKRPDAARAGRRQSTLHIEEVRALWTTT; encoded by the coding sequence ATGTCGCGGCGAACGGCGCTGGTCCTCGGCGGCGGAGGGCTCACCGGCATCGGTTGGGAGGTCGGCATGTTGGCCGGTCTCGCCGAGGCCGGGGCCGACCTCTCCGACGCCGACGTCGTCATCGGCACCTCCGCCGGGTCGATCGTCGGGGCGCAACTCACCTCCGGTCGTTACCCGCTGGAGGAGCTGTACCGGCGCCAACTGACCGCTCCCAACGGGCGGTCGGTCGCCGCCCGTATGGGCCCGACGGCGTTCGCGCGGTTCGCGGCCATCGCGCTGCGCTCCCGTGACGCGGTGTCGTTCGGCGCCCGGATGGGGCAGCTCGCGCTGGCGGCGCGCACCGTTCCCGAGGCGGACCACCGCGCGGCCATCGCCCGCACCCTGGGTGTGGACGGCTGGCCTGACGGACGGCTGTGGGTCACGGCGGTGGACTCGTCAACGGGGGAGCGGGCCGCGTTCGACGGTACGGGTGGGGTCCCGCTCCTCGACGCGGTGAGCGCAAGCTGCGCGGTGCCGGGCGTCTATCCGCCGGTCACGATCGGCGGGAGGCGGTGGGTGGACGGCGGCGTGCACTCCAGCGCCAACGCGGACCTGGCCGCGGGCTACGACCGGGTCGTGGTCATCGCCCCGATCGCTGTCGGTGGCGGACCGGTCGCCGCGCCCCGCGCCCAGGGCTCCCGGTTGGCCGGACGTGGTGCCCAGGTCTGCGTGATCACCCCGGACCGCACCTCCAGAGCGGCCTTCGGGCGCAACGTACTGGACCCGGCCAAACGCCCCGACGCCGCCCGCGCGGGCCGCCGCCAGTCAACCCTCCACATCGAGGAGGTCCGAGCCCTCTGGACCACCACCTGA